The Deltaproteobacteria bacterium genome has a window encoding:
- a CDS encoding sulfatase-like hydrolase/transferase, with protein MNRTRTQILDFLHLFTLSAFAVAQPIFDLLGRQAEFFVARRSEPIDIMILAAVLSLAVPLVPVVIEIAVGLVNSKARKACHLFFVGVLVALIILPALKRANFFAIGPLLTAAAVAGLVFAFAYVRFRAARMFVSVLAPAVIIFPALFLFHSPVNRLLFRVEPVLHSTGLGSTPPIVMLVLDEMSSVSLMDERQHIDPVRFPNFAALAENATWFRNATTVVEVTETALPALLTGRYPTERRLPVASEFPNNLFTLLGESYRLEVVEPVTELCPRSLLDGGSDREPLKARISSLFVDARLVYLHLILPHELTRMLPPINHNWSGFFVDRAKEELKRDRRRQFLEFVDRIGRSEKPTLYFNHSMLPHCPYEYLPSGRKYSLTNGVMGLLPNTETWRRDEWPVIRAHQRYLLQLEFVDRLLGRLIQRLKEQGLYDRAAILVTSDHGVSFIPGESRRLASPANLSDILNVLLMIKAPGQRQGVIDDSNMETVDVLPALAHLLGMKIPWTVDGASPFDPSRKERAEKTLYRQDLRKLTFAPEQAAKLESLQRQLARFGSGRERGLFPEAPSSHNLIGRRPAEFQLEPNTEMYVHFDRKTFYAELNPALETHDGNRATFSAVVSDSCFFPGRNRIEAYLVHGASEVVKLARIESNADLLFSFKKEGESEYLIDIHGKSMPILPGSLKGWVDAAVPESDYVRLEGWSADLASGEPAREIALLAGDQCIYADTTNRERSDVASHFNNPRLVGCGFVFRLPRRLFERRPIRVLAVSRAGQASELSYQPHTEWLRNAGESSFDARTVFSGFVKSGLDEVSCTLESVEDRERIVCSDGASIPIEEGAVEGWLETARSDNGAVHLIGWAAEVSEARLPAAVVVFAGRDFIQGTLAFHDRPDVSGHFSDPRLMRCGYTMDVLPGDIRGRSLRVLAVSTSGKASEVTYHPGTEWVRSGER; from the coding sequence TAGACTTTCTGCATCTGTTCACGCTCAGTGCATTTGCCGTGGCCCAGCCCATATTCGATCTCCTCGGCCGGCAGGCCGAATTTTTCGTGGCGCGGCGATCGGAACCCATCGATATTATGATTCTTGCGGCCGTTCTCAGCCTGGCCGTCCCGTTGGTTCCGGTCGTGATCGAGATCGCCGTGGGCCTGGTTAACTCGAAGGCGCGAAAAGCCTGCCACCTATTCTTCGTGGGCGTCCTCGTGGCCCTGATTATCCTTCCCGCCCTTAAACGAGCGAACTTTTTCGCGATCGGACCCCTGTTGACGGCCGCGGCCGTTGCGGGTCTGGTATTCGCTTTTGCCTATGTTCGATTTCGAGCCGCGAGGATGTTCGTGTCCGTGCTCGCTCCCGCAGTGATCATCTTCCCGGCGCTTTTTCTGTTCCATTCCCCGGTAAATCGGCTTCTCTTTCGAGTGGAACCGGTGCTTCACTCGACGGGATTGGGTTCCACCCCGCCCATCGTCATGCTCGTGCTCGACGAAATGTCCTCCGTCTCGCTCATGGACGAACGTCAACACATCGATCCGGTACGGTTTCCCAATTTCGCCGCTTTGGCGGAGAACGCCACCTGGTTCCGGAACGCAACCACCGTGGTCGAGGTAACGGAAACAGCGCTCCCGGCCCTGCTCACCGGCAGATATCCCACCGAGCGCCGTCTTCCCGTGGCCTCCGAGTTTCCGAACAACCTGTTCACGCTGCTGGGTGAATCCTATCGCCTCGAAGTGGTGGAGCCCGTCACCGAGTTGTGCCCCCGTTCCCTGCTTGACGGTGGGTCTGACCGGGAACCCCTCAAGGCGCGTATCTCATCGTTGTTTGTGGACGCTCGGCTCGTTTACCTACACTTGATTCTACCCCACGAACTCACGCGGATGCTCCCGCCCATCAACCATAATTGGAGCGGTTTCTTCGTGGACAGGGCGAAAGAGGAACTCAAGCGAGACCGGCGCCGTCAGTTCTTGGAATTCGTGGATCGCATCGGACGCAGCGAAAAGCCGACGTTGTATTTCAATCATTCCATGCTTCCCCATTGCCCTTACGAATATCTTCCGTCCGGGCGGAAGTATTCACTTACAAACGGCGTTATGGGACTATTGCCCAACACGGAAACCTGGCGCCGGGATGAATGGCCGGTTATCCGGGCCCATCAAAGGTATCTGCTCCAGTTGGAGTTTGTAGACCGTCTTCTGGGCCGCCTTATCCAACGTCTGAAAGAACAGGGGTTGTATGATCGAGCGGCCATTCTAGTGACGTCGGACCATGGAGTCAGCTTCATACCGGGAGAAAGCCGCAGGCTCGCCTCTCCTGCAAACCTCTCCGACATATTGAACGTGCTGCTCATGATAAAGGCTCCGGGGCAGCGACAAGGCGTAATAGACGACAGCAACATGGAGACGGTGGACGTTCTGCCGGCGCTGGCCCATTTGTTGGGAATGAAGATCCCCTGGACGGTGGACGGCGCCTCGCCTTTCGATCCGTCGAGAAAGGAACGCGCCGAGAAGACCCTGTACCGGCAAGACCTCCGGAAGCTGACGTTCGCCCCGGAGCAGGCCGCGAAGCTCGAGAGCCTGCAAAGGCAACTGGCCCGTTTCGGCTCGGGCCGGGAACGGGGGCTTTTTCCTGAAGCACCTTCATCGCACAACCTGATCGGAAGACGCCCGGCCGAGTTCCAACTCGAACCGAACACCGAAATGTATGTCCATTTTGACCGCAAGACGTTTTACGCAGAGCTGAATCCCGCTTTGGAGACCCATGACGGTAATCGCGCGACCTTTTCCGCCGTGGTATCGGATTCCTGCTTTTTTCCTGGCAGAAACCGGATCGAGGCCTACCTGGTGCATGGGGCAAGCGAAGTGGTGAAATTGGCCCGTATCGAAAGTAATGCGGACCTGCTTTTCTCCTTCAAAAAGGAAGGGGAATCGGAGTATCTCATCGACATCCACGGCAAGTCCATGCCCATCCTTCCCGGTAGTTTGAAGGGATGGGTGGACGCGGCCGTCCCGGAATCAGACTACGTTCGCCTGGAAGGCTGGTCGGCGGACCTGGCCTCGGGAGAGCCGGCCCGGGAGATTGCGTTGCTCGCAGGGGACCAATGCATCTACGCCGATACGACGAACCGGGAGCGCTCGGATGTGGCATCCCACTTCAATAATCCGCGCCTGGTTGGATGCGGGTTTGTTTTCCGATTGCCGAGGCGTCTATTCGAGCGAAGACCGATTCGCGTGCTGGCCGTGTCGCGTGCAGGACAAGCTTCCGAGTTGAGCTATCAACCTCATACGGAATGGCTTCGAAACGCCGGGGAGTCGTCCTTTGACGCACGCACCGTCTTTTCCGGCTTCGTGAAATCCGGCCTTGACGAGGTGTCGTGCACTCTTGAGTCCGTGGAAGATCGGGAACGGATCGTATGTTCCGACGGCGCATCCATCCCCATCGAAGAAGGAGCCGTCGAAGGCTGGTTGGAAACGGCCCGCTCGGACAACGGTGCTGTTCATCTCATAGGTTGGGCCGCCGAGGTATCCGAAGCGCGGCTTCCCGCCGCCGTAGTGGTCTTTGCGGGCCGTGACTTTATCCAGGGGACTCTCGCCTTCCACGACCGTCCCGATGTGTCCGGGCATTTTTCCGATCCCCGCCTCATGCGCTGCGGATACACCATGGACGTGCTGCCGGGGGATATCCGGGGCCGATCTTTGAGGGTGTTGGCCGTGTCCACGTCCGGGAAAGCCTCGGAAGTAACCTACCATCCGGGTACCGAATGGGTGCGTTCCGGCGAAAGGTAG